One region of Bacillus pumilus genomic DNA includes:
- the galE gene encoding UDP-glucose 4-epimerase GalE: MTILVCGGAGYIGSHAVAALLAKGERVVVVDNLQTGHKEAVLEGAVLEEGDLRDHAFLRQVFKRHQIEAVMHFAADSLVGESVTDPLKYYNNNVGGATALLQVMNEFDVKHIVFSSTAAAYGEPMRVPIDETDETNPTNPYGETKLAIEKMLKWSEQAYGIEYVVLRYFNVAGAHTEGLVGEDHQPETHLVPIILQVALGKRDQIMIYGDDYETEDGTCIRDYIHVMDLVEAHILAVDRLRAGKGSATYNLGNGTGFSVKQVVEAVRKVTGHAIPAQVAKRRAGDPAKLIASSEKALQELGWTPQYADLHTIIQSAWEWFQKHPDGYQSE; this comes from the coding sequence ATGACAATTTTAGTTTGTGGAGGAGCAGGGTACATAGGCAGTCATGCGGTGGCGGCTCTTTTAGCGAAAGGCGAACGAGTAGTGGTAGTGGATAATTTGCAGACAGGCCACAAAGAAGCTGTTTTGGAAGGAGCTGTCTTAGAGGAGGGTGATTTACGAGATCACGCCTTTTTAAGACAGGTGTTCAAAAGGCATCAAATAGAAGCAGTCATGCACTTTGCGGCAGATTCACTTGTTGGGGAGAGTGTAACAGACCCGCTTAAGTACTATAACAACAACGTCGGCGGAGCAACTGCTTTACTACAAGTCATGAATGAATTTGATGTGAAACACATCGTCTTTTCTTCCACTGCTGCTGCATACGGTGAACCGATGCGGGTGCCGATCGATGAAACGGATGAAACGAACCCAACGAATCCTTATGGAGAAACGAAACTAGCCATTGAAAAAATGCTGAAGTGGTCTGAGCAAGCGTATGGAATAGAATACGTGGTACTTCGCTACTTTAATGTAGCTGGTGCCCATACAGAAGGACTTGTCGGAGAGGATCATCAGCCTGAGACGCATCTCGTTCCAATTATTCTGCAAGTTGCTTTAGGAAAACGGGATCAAATCATGATTTACGGTGATGATTATGAGACAGAGGATGGCACGTGTATTAGAGATTACATTCATGTGATGGATTTAGTAGAGGCACACATCTTAGCTGTTGACCGGCTGCGTGCTGGAAAAGGCAGTGCGACCTACAATTTAGGGAATGGAACAGGGTTCTCTGTGAAGCAGGTCGTAGAAGCCGTCAGAAAAGTCACGGGGCATGCTATCCCTGCACAAGTGGCAAAAAGGCGCGCGGGAGATCCAGCAAAGCTGATTGCTTCTTCTGAAAAAGCACTGCAAGAATTGGGATGGACACCTCAATATGCTGACCTTCACACGATCATTCAGAGTGCGTGGGAATGGTTTCAGAAGCATCCAGATGGCTACCAAAGTGAATAA
- a CDS encoding galactokinase: protein MIDTLRAAFHQQFGDREELRYFFAPGRVNLIGEHTDYNGGHVFPCALTLGTYAACAKRSDGRVRMYSLNFDRDGVKEFNLFEIAYVESDGWANYPKGVFKQFIEAGMKIEEGFDIVYSGNIPNGAGLSSSASIELVTAVLINEWHSFSVSNVQLALLSQRAENEFIGVNCGIMDQFSIALGKEDHAILLNCDTLAFEYSPFRQEGLALVIANTNKKRTLADSKYNERRAECQSALNDLQKEIDIAHLCELTADEFARVAHLIEDDVCRKRARHVVTENERTMKAVNFLKDDKMEELGGLMKASHHSLKNDYEVTGLELDALAEAAWRHPGTIGSRMTGAGFGGCTISIVKEELLDSFIEETGAIYQEKTGIQASFYTAGIGGGARELTKGEV from the coding sequence ATGATCGATACGTTACGCGCGGCATTTCACCAGCAATTTGGAGATAGAGAAGAACTTCGCTACTTTTTTGCCCCAGGAAGAGTGAACTTGATTGGTGAACATACAGATTACAATGGAGGACATGTATTTCCATGCGCGCTTACTCTCGGGACGTATGCTGCTTGTGCGAAGCGGTCAGATGGCCGCGTGAGAATGTATTCCTTGAACTTTGATCGTGATGGTGTGAAAGAATTCAATCTTTTTGAAATCGCTTACGTAGAATCGGACGGCTGGGCAAATTATCCGAAGGGTGTGTTCAAACAGTTTATCGAAGCAGGAATGAAGATAGAAGAAGGCTTTGACATTGTGTACAGTGGCAATATTCCAAATGGTGCAGGCCTGTCTTCCTCTGCCTCCATTGAGCTTGTTACCGCTGTTCTCATCAATGAATGGCATTCATTCAGCGTTTCAAATGTCCAACTTGCCCTCCTTTCACAGCGTGCAGAGAATGAATTTATTGGTGTCAATTGCGGGATCATGGATCAGTTTTCGATTGCCCTTGGAAAAGAAGATCACGCCATTTTGCTCAATTGTGACACCCTTGCCTTTGAATATAGTCCGTTTCGGCAAGAGGGACTTGCGCTTGTCATCGCCAATACAAACAAAAAACGGACACTGGCTGATTCCAAATACAATGAGCGCCGGGCAGAGTGTCAATCCGCTTTAAATGATCTTCAGAAAGAAATCGACATTGCCCACTTATGTGAGCTCACTGCGGATGAATTTGCGAGGGTTGCCCACTTGATTGAAGATGACGTCTGCCGCAAACGAGCAAGACATGTCGTGACGGAAAACGAGCGGACGATGAAAGCAGTAAATTTTCTGAAAGATGATAAAATGGAAGAACTAGGTGGGCTCATGAAGGCTTCTCATCATTCTTTAAAGAATGATTATGAAGTAACAGGACTTGAACTAGATGCACTGGCTGAAGCAGCTTGGCGGCACCCGGGGACGATTGGCTCCCGTATGACAGGTGCAGGCTTTGGCGGATGTACGATCAGCATCGTGAAAGAAGAGCTGCTAGATTCATTTATAGAAGAAACTGGTGCGATATATCAAGAGAAAACAGGGATTCAAGCCTCTTTTTACACAGCTGGAATTGGAGGCGGCGCAAGAGAACTCACAAAGGGGGAAGTGTGA
- a CDS encoding AraC family transcriptional regulator, which produces MKKEAFAFRFHHSGVTLPAQIWSVGWEVQSSSLYSWNGVERKDQGKCIFQLTLSGHGMIEIGEKRFKVLPGQAFLVKSPSAYQYYFPEDSEHWEFLYLTLYGEACDLCFDQFIDQGKQVMRFHPNSRPIRLLKTIYDEASERRITNPFEGSSLAYQFVMELYSYLPKLEGQMEKWPEPIVQAALFASHHFHEEIGPDDMAAAARLSKSHFTREFKKATGFTPIHYLTNIRLEKAETLLKTTKYSIEEIAIQCGYRNANYLNKVFRKKIGMSPKQLRETSDA; this is translated from the coding sequence TTGAAGAAAGAAGCATTTGCATTTCGTTTTCACCATTCTGGTGTGACATTGCCAGCACAAATCTGGTCTGTTGGCTGGGAAGTTCAATCTTCTTCGTTATATAGCTGGAATGGCGTGGAGCGGAAGGATCAGGGCAAGTGCATCTTTCAGCTCACACTGTCTGGACATGGCATGATTGAAATCGGAGAGAAACGTTTCAAAGTATTGCCGGGTCAGGCCTTTCTCGTGAAAAGCCCAAGTGCCTACCAATATTATTTTCCAGAAGACAGTGAGCATTGGGAATTTCTTTATTTAACGCTTTACGGGGAAGCCTGCGATCTTTGCTTTGACCAATTTATTGACCAAGGAAAGCAGGTCATGCGTTTTCATCCGAATTCCAGACCTATCCGCCTGCTCAAGACCATTTATGATGAAGCCAGTGAAAGACGGATTACCAATCCATTTGAGGGGTCTAGCCTTGCTTATCAATTTGTCATGGAACTGTATTCATATTTGCCAAAGCTTGAGGGACAAATGGAGAAATGGCCCGAGCCTATCGTTCAAGCGGCATTGTTTGCCAGCCATCATTTTCACGAGGAAATTGGCCCGGACGATATGGCAGCTGCGGCACGTTTATCCAAAAGTCATTTTACGAGGGAATTCAAAAAGGCCACTGGCTTCACACCTATTCACTATCTAACCAATATTCGGTTAGAAAAGGCGGAAACGTTACTGAAAACAACAAAATACTCGATTGAAGAAATCGCCATACAGTGCGGCTACAGAAATGCGAATTACTTGAATAAAGTCTTTCGAAAGAAAATCGGCATGTCTCCAAAGCAACTGCGGGAAACAAGCGATGCATAA
- a CDS encoding GtrA family protein, whose translation MYLVMGVCTTIVNIVSFYLFVEMFSMDYKTATVVSWVFAVLFAYITNKKYVFKQKARDTKSLMRELSSFFSVRLMSLGVDLGLMILFVTQMALNETVAKILVNFVIVVVNYVASKWFVFKKTKEDAI comes from the coding sequence ATGTATCTTGTGATGGGTGTGTGTACAACCATCGTCAACATAGTCAGCTTCTACTTATTCGTTGAGATGTTTTCCATGGATTATAAAACAGCTACAGTTGTTTCATGGGTATTTGCTGTTCTCTTTGCTTATATCACCAATAAGAAGTATGTCTTCAAGCAAAAGGCCCGTGATACGAAAAGCCTTATGCGTGAGCTTTCTTCATTTTTTAGTGTTCGTCTCATGTCTCTAGGTGTAGATCTAGGGCTGATGATTTTATTTGTGACCCAAATGGCGCTCAATGAAACTGTCGCAAAAATTCTTGTCAACTTTGTGATTGTGGTCGTGAATTATGTCGCCAGTAAATGGTTCGTCTTCAAGAAAACAAAAGAAGATGCGATTTAA
- a CDS encoding anti-repressor SinI family protein produces the protein MDTQVKRRVDEEWVYLIQEAKKIGLAIEEIQAFLTSNGDQKMINKP, from the coding sequence ATGGATACGCAAGTGAAAAGAAGAGTTGACGAAGAGTGGGTTTATTTGATTCAGGAAGCGAAAAAAATTGGACTAGCCATCGAAGAAATACAAGCTTTTTTAACATCCAACGGTGATCAGAAGATGATAAACAAACCGTAA
- a CDS encoding class I SAM-dependent methyltransferase, with protein MSSDSLSYYHQKKDQYYHGVNPVIVSRIREEWTSLLDIGCGTGKLGKVLKQKDRTIYGIESFENAAKEAEQELDHVLCGNIEQMTLPYEQEQFDCIIFGDVLEHLLDPWAVLKKVKPFLKKEGAILSSIPNIGHISTVLELLAGRFTYTDAGLMDQTHLRFFTLHEIHALFHSAGFRIRELETIRVQHPTYASVMSDLHELLMKHGIRSDFHEAATAYQYVVEAVQLHE; from the coding sequence GTGAGTTCAGATTCCCTTTCCTATTATCACCAAAAAAAGGATCAGTATTATCATGGCGTGAACCCGGTCATTGTCAGCCGTATTCGTGAGGAATGGACGTCTTTATTGGATATCGGATGCGGCACAGGCAAGCTTGGAAAAGTCCTGAAACAAAAGGACCGGACCATTTATGGAATTGAATCGTTTGAGAATGCAGCAAAAGAGGCTGAGCAAGAGCTAGATCATGTGCTATGCGGAAATATTGAACAGATGACGCTCCCTTACGAACAGGAACAATTTGACTGCATTATATTCGGAGATGTCCTTGAACATTTATTGGACCCGTGGGCCGTTTTAAAGAAGGTCAAACCTTTCCTTAAAAAAGAAGGAGCCATCCTGTCATCCATTCCAAATATCGGTCACATATCAACCGTTTTAGAATTATTAGCCGGCAGATTCACTTATACAGATGCAGGATTAATGGATCAAACTCATTTACGTTTCTTCACTCTTCATGAAATTCATGCACTTTTTCATTCAGCAGGCTTTCGTATTCGCGAACTCGAAACCATTCGCGTACAGCATCCTACCTACGCGAGCGTGATGAGTGATTTACATGAATTACTTATGAAGCATGGCATTCGTTCAGATTTTCATGAGGCCGCTACCGCCTATCAGTATGTGGTTGAGGCGGTTCAGCTTCATGAGTAA
- a CDS encoding glycosyltransferase family protein, which yields MSNPTILFVLCVNDESMFQACFRQLASLPAPHGYHVEVLPIRHASSMTSAYNEAITHPAQFKIYLHQDTLIVKQHMLLELIPLFLQNPSLGMIGVIGAESVPDNGIWWESPDCRGKVIEYRHDTYQLLSFESGRQQAETQDYMNASAIDGLFMATQYDVKWREDLFDGFHFYDVSQSFEFMQQGYEVGIAKQEEPWCIHKCGDHFDAEAYEKARQTFLAKYR from the coding sequence ATGAGTAACCCCACCATCCTGTTTGTTTTATGTGTAAATGATGAGTCTATGTTTCAGGCTTGCTTTCGGCAGCTCGCTTCACTTCCTGCTCCCCATGGATATCATGTGGAGGTTTTGCCGATTAGACATGCATCCAGTATGACCTCTGCTTATAATGAAGCCATCACTCATCCAGCTCAGTTTAAAATTTATCTTCATCAAGACACCTTGATTGTCAAACAGCATATGCTGCTTGAGTTGATCCCGCTTTTTTTACAAAATCCATCACTTGGGATGATTGGGGTCATAGGTGCAGAAAGCGTGCCTGACAATGGAATCTGGTGGGAAAGTCCTGATTGCAGGGGGAAAGTCATTGAATATCGTCACGACACCTATCAGCTGCTTTCGTTTGAAAGTGGTCGTCAACAGGCAGAAACGCAAGATTATATGAACGCTTCGGCGATTGATGGTCTTTTCATGGCGACGCAATATGATGTGAAGTGGCGTGAGGACCTCTTTGATGGCTTTCATTTTTATGATGTTTCGCAATCCTTTGAATTCATGCAACAGGGCTATGAGGTTGGCATTGCGAAACAAGAAGAGCCTTGGTGCATCCACAAATGCGGAGATCATTTTGATGCGGAAGCATATGAAAAAGCGAGACAAACATTTCTTGCAAAATATCGATAG
- a CDS encoding tetratricopeptide repeat protein, which translates to MASIPSPVVAIKINEWYNHIKRFNVKEAQILKEEVRKDIDVMEEDEQAVLYFQLMEFRHQLMTDYVQPSKEPLEKSDYLKAVEGQGKKMSAILEYYFNFFQGMYEFKNGEFIRAIVFYKRAEKRLEQVGDELERAEFYYKLSEVFYHMKQTHVSMYYVGLSYDTYKAHKSNSLYMIREINCLTVMAGNFIDFECREKALPHLLSALEKSKAISNKPMIVKSLFNTGCCYKGLGDYNRALAYFNQVILEGEPINATELLLVYYELSLFHLSQKEFIEGERFFKRGLEEAKNRKNDLFLSLLMVLEILFLKTANLSEVLSSLEKLENERGYPYMEDLALEAARYYNENGRMDESVKMYEKVMYARKQIQRGDCSYEF; encoded by the coding sequence ATGGCGTCTATACCGTCTCCAGTTGTAGCGATCAAGATAAATGAATGGTATAACCATATAAAAAGATTCAATGTTAAAGAGGCCCAAATACTAAAAGAAGAGGTTAGAAAAGATATCGATGTCATGGAAGAAGATGAACAGGCGGTTCTTTATTTTCAGTTGATGGAGTTCCGTCATCAATTGATGACAGACTATGTGCAGCCTTCTAAAGAACCACTTGAAAAATCGGATTACTTGAAAGCTGTAGAAGGACAAGGAAAGAAGATGTCAGCCATTCTTGAATACTATTTTAATTTTTTTCAAGGAATGTATGAATTCAAAAATGGTGAGTTTATTAGAGCTATTGTGTTCTATAAGCGCGCGGAAAAGCGCTTGGAGCAAGTAGGGGATGAGTTAGAAAGAGCGGAATTTTATTACAAATTATCAGAAGTGTTTTATCACATGAAACAGACACACGTGTCTATGTATTACGTTGGTCTTTCTTATGATACTTATAAGGCACATAAGAGTAATTCACTTTATATGATTCGAGAAATTAATTGTCTAACTGTTATGGCAGGTAATTTCATTGATTTTGAATGCAGAGAAAAGGCGCTTCCTCATTTATTGTCAGCTTTAGAAAAATCTAAGGCAATTTCTAATAAGCCAATGATTGTGAAGTCATTATTTAATACTGGGTGTTGTTATAAAGGATTAGGTGATTATAATAGGGCGCTAGCTTATTTTAATCAGGTTATTCTAGAAGGAGAGCCTATTAATGCTACAGAGTTGCTTTTGGTTTATTATGAATTATCGTTATTTCATTTGAGTCAAAAGGAATTTATTGAGGGTGAAAGATTTTTCAAAAGAGGCTTGGAAGAAGCGAAGAATAGAAAAAATGATCTGTTTTTATCGTTGCTGATGGTATTGGAAATTTTATTTTTAAAAACAGCAAACCTAAGTGAAGTCTTGAGCTCGTTGGAAAAATTAGAGAATGAGAGGGGTTATCCATATATGGAAGACCTAGCGCTTGAAGCGGCTCGGTACTATAATGAGAATGGGCGTATGGATGAATCTGTAAAAATGTATGAAAAAGTGATGTACGCCCGAAAACAAATCCAAAGGGGCGACTGTTCATATGAATTTTAA
- a CDS encoding YkgJ family cysteine cluster protein, whose amino-acid sequence MVKTISRNDPCFCGSGKKYKKCHSDIHPESRAVRLIQTYRKYERKIEDYQKSTGNIPPCQKGCYNCCYDDFSITEIEFEFIMRELKTWSKDRVEKIYDTALDQCETIKNERPDTWRNLEIYTPNDGTIIVEQMKKHMTVGRNSFPCPLLDPETKSCSVYDSRPLICRSFGSTHHRINQATRVEICEYIPDSVEHATMTPNVNDETAETIEYVHLRLPDGSTIQQRPYPIYYWFKIFFDRTGKKEAQYNHYDSSVNFNQSLEQANLYTLKGFNLI is encoded by the coding sequence ATGGTTAAGACAATCTCAAGAAATGACCCGTGTTTCTGTGGTAGCGGGAAGAAATATAAAAAGTGTCATAGTGACATTCATCCTGAATCAAGAGCTGTACGGCTTATCCAGACATACAGAAAGTACGAACGAAAAATAGAAGATTATCAAAAATCAACAGGTAATATTCCTCCATGTCAAAAGGGGTGTTATAACTGCTGCTATGATGATTTTTCCATAACTGAAATTGAGTTTGAATTTATTATGCGTGAGTTGAAGACTTGGAGCAAAGATCGAGTAGAAAAAATATATGATACTGCTTTGGATCAGTGTGAAACGATTAAAAATGAGAGACCGGACACCTGGAGAAATTTAGAGATATATACACCGAACGATGGCACAATAATTGTTGAACAAATGAAGAAACACATGACAGTTGGACGGAATAGCTTTCCTTGTCCACTACTTGATCCAGAAACAAAATCATGTTCAGTTTACGATTCTCGCCCGCTGATTTGCCGTTCTTTTGGTTCGACTCATCATAGAATCAATCAAGCTACTCGTGTTGAGATATGCGAGTATATACCTGATTCTGTGGAACACGCTACAATGACTCCTAATGTTAATGATGAAACAGCAGAGACTATTGAATATGTACATTTACGTTTGCCAGACGGAAGTACAATTCAACAAAGGCCCTATCCGATCTATTACTGGTTTAAGATTTTCTTCGATCGGACCGGAAAAAAAGAAGCGCAGTATAATCATTATGATAGCTCAGTCAATTTTAATCAGTCACTTGAACAGGCAAACTTATATACTTTAAAAGGATTTAATCTGATTTAA
- a CDS encoding DUF485 domain-containing protein, producing MADKKVHYKKVAASEDFRKLLEEKRRFIVPMTIFFFLFYFSLPVATSYFTFLNTPAIGAISWAWLFALTQFVMTWVLCGLYARKAAQFDKYVSALKIESRGDDE from the coding sequence ATGGCAGACAAAAAAGTTCATTATAAGAAGGTTGCCGCTTCAGAGGATTTTCGAAAACTTCTCGAGGAAAAACGCAGATTTATCGTACCGATGACGATTTTCTTTTTTCTCTTTTACTTTTCACTTCCGGTTGCTACATCCTACTTCACCTTTTTGAACACGCCGGCAATTGGCGCGATCTCATGGGCGTGGTTATTCGCCCTCACACAATTTGTGATGACTTGGGTATTATGTGGACTTTATGCGAGGAAAGCAGCTCAGTTCGACAAATATGTAAGCGCTTTAAAAATTGAATCAAGAGGTGATGACGAATGA
- a CDS encoding cation acetate symporter: MSMTAFILFIAIVGLTLVITYFAAKKTSNASDFYTAGGGLTGFQNGLAIAGDYMSAASFLGIAGMIALNGFDGFFYSIGFLVAYLVVLYVVAEPLRNLGKYTMADMIAARFKRPAIRGVAAFNTITVSTFYMIAQLVGAGALIKLLLGIDYWIAVLIVGVLMTIYVVFGGMIATSWVQITKAVLLMLGTLIISLLVFAKFDFSLLKMFEEMKTATPLGGAFLHPGNKYDVPLETLSLNLALVLGTAGLPHILIRFYTVKDAISARKSVLSATWIIGIFYLMTVFLGFGAAAFVGTEAITAADAAGNMAAPLLAQALGGDLLFAFVSAIAFATILAVVTGLVLSAASAFAHDFYSQIIRKGKASEREQVKAARFASIGVAILSIILALFAQSLNVAFLVSLAFAVAASANLPLIIFTVFWKRFNSTGAIAGSLVGLLSALIIVSLSPSVWDPSGAAIFTGDPLIPLSNPGIISIPLGFLAAYLGTIFSSEKADEDTFTEIQVKAHTGMHMDTDS, translated from the coding sequence ATGAGCATGACCGCTTTTATTTTATTCATAGCGATCGTAGGGCTCACATTGGTCATCACGTATTTTGCTGCGAAAAAAACGAGCAATGCGAGCGATTTTTACACAGCAGGTGGAGGTCTGACTGGATTTCAAAACGGACTTGCCATCGCTGGGGACTATATGTCTGCCGCATCATTTTTAGGAATCGCTGGAATGATCGCGTTAAATGGATTTGATGGCTTTTTCTATAGCATTGGCTTTCTAGTGGCGTATCTTGTCGTACTTTACGTTGTAGCCGAACCGCTTCGAAATCTAGGAAAATATACGATGGCCGATATGATTGCTGCACGATTTAAGCGTCCTGCCATTCGAGGAGTTGCTGCGTTTAACACAATCACAGTCTCTACTTTTTATATGATTGCACAGCTTGTTGGGGCAGGTGCATTAATCAAGCTGCTTCTTGGCATTGATTACTGGATTGCGGTACTAATCGTCGGTGTCTTAATGACCATTTATGTCGTGTTTGGTGGCATGATCGCAACCAGCTGGGTACAGATTACAAAGGCTGTGCTTCTCATGCTTGGGACACTGATTATTTCACTGCTTGTATTTGCAAAGTTTGATTTTAGCCTGCTGAAGATGTTTGAGGAGATGAAAACAGCGACCCCGCTCGGTGGGGCATTTCTTCACCCGGGAAATAAATATGATGTGCCTTTAGAGACCCTGTCTTTGAACCTTGCTCTAGTGCTTGGGACAGCAGGTTTGCCGCATATTTTGATCCGGTTTTATACGGTGAAGGATGCCATTTCTGCGCGTAAATCTGTTCTATCCGCTACGTGGATCATCGGTATTTTTTATCTAATGACAGTTTTCCTTGGCTTCGGTGCTGCTGCCTTTGTTGGAACAGAAGCGATCACAGCAGCAGATGCAGCAGGAAATATGGCCGCTCCACTGCTCGCCCAAGCCCTTGGAGGAGATTTGCTATTTGCCTTTGTTTCCGCTATTGCCTTTGCGACCATTTTGGCGGTCGTAACTGGTCTCGTCCTATCCGCCGCGTCTGCCTTTGCGCATGACTTTTATAGTCAGATCATCCGCAAAGGGAAAGCGAGTGAACGGGAACAGGTAAAAGCGGCACGCTTTGCTTCCATCGGCGTGGCCATTCTTTCTATCATTCTCGCATTATTTGCCCAATCGTTAAACGTTGCTTTCCTTGTGTCACTTGCCTTCGCAGTGGCAGCAAGTGCAAATTTACCATTGATTATCTTCACTGTTTTTTGGAAACGATTTAATTCTACGGGTGCCATTGCAGGGAGCTTAGTAGGACTGCTGAGCGCACTGATTATCGTCTCGCTCAGCCCAAGCGTCTGGGACCCATCGGGAGCAGCCATCTTTACAGGAGACCCACTCATCCCGCTGTCGAACCCTGGAATTATCTCGATCCCGCTTGGATTCCTTGCCGCTTACTTAGGCACGATCTTCTCCTCTGAAAAAGCAGATGAAGACACCTTTACAGAAATTCAAGTAAAGGCACATACAGGGATGCATATGGATACTGATTCATAA
- a CDS encoding DUF4288 domain-containing protein yields MRQIYSAKLLFESISSPSSIPDKIFEERIILVRAKNHCKVKDIVKKSFPEETFENAEGGQTTIKLAAILDVFELVDDLDQEPLHLSEVYSRHLIFDKETSAKEAIEAYSLDK; encoded by the coding sequence ATGCGTCAGATATATTCTGCCAAGTTATTATTCGAATCCATCTCATCACCAAGCAGTATACCCGATAAAATATTTGAAGAACGAATCATTTTGGTGCGAGCAAAAAACCATTGTAAAGTAAAGGATATTGTCAAAAAAAGCTTTCCAGAAGAAACCTTTGAGAATGCTGAAGGCGGACAAACGACCATTAAATTAGCAGCCATATTAGATGTCTTTGAGCTTGTAGATGACTTAGATCAAGAACCACTGCATTTAAGTGAGGTGTACAGCCGCCACCTTATTTTTGATAAAGAAACATCAGCGAAAGAAGCCATCGAGGCTTATTCTTTAGACAAATAA
- a CDS encoding nuclear transport factor 2 family protein: protein MEVLDTYFRRYDEAGKGQEQMDELLALFSDDVMIVLNGAEKPGIQAFTQFLNTFFHVHEDIKHMWDGWKKREDGKYETNWAVCGKLSDGRVYTAEGIDIAQLDDKGKIVYLENVPKNPELFQRY, encoded by the coding sequence ATGGAAGTGCTCGATACGTATTTTCGCCGCTACGATGAAGCTGGAAAAGGGCAGGAGCAAATGGATGAATTGCTCGCATTGTTTTCTGACGATGTCATGATTGTCTTAAATGGTGCAGAGAAGCCTGGGATCCAAGCGTTTACACAGTTTTTAAACACATTTTTCCACGTGCATGAAGACATCAAGCATATGTGGGATGGATGGAAAAAAAGAGAAGACGGAAAGTATGAAACCAACTGGGCCGTTTGTGGAAAACTTTCGGATGGCCGTGTTTATACAGCAGAAGGAATTGATATTGCACAACTGGACGACAAAGGAAAAATCGTTTATTTAGAAAACGTTCCGAAAAATCCAGAGTTATTTCAGCGCTATTAA
- the thiE gene encoding thiamine phosphate synthase — MTKTDQQQIKQQLSVYFIMGTANTSRQPLDVLKEAIQGGITMFQFREKGEGALQGEEKKQLARQLQVLCQEANVPFIVNDDVQLAIDLDADGVHVGQEDTNAEDVRQKIGNKILGVSTHNLDEVKQAMKDGADYVGMGPVYPTETKKDTRSVQGVSLITEVRHHGLHIPIVGIGGITYGNAAPVIQAGADGISIISAISQSADPKKAAEELKALVASEKVSL; from the coding sequence ATGACAAAGACTGATCAACAGCAAATCAAACAGCAATTATCGGTTTATTTTATTATGGGAACAGCGAATACAAGCCGGCAACCGCTTGATGTTTTGAAAGAGGCGATTCAAGGCGGAATCACCATGTTTCAATTTCGAGAAAAGGGCGAGGGAGCCTTGCAAGGAGAAGAGAAGAAACAATTGGCTCGCCAACTTCAAGTACTTTGCCAAGAAGCGAATGTTCCTTTTATTGTGAATGATGATGTGCAGCTAGCGATAGATCTTGATGCAGATGGCGTACATGTTGGCCAGGAAGATACAAATGCAGAAGACGTTAGACAAAAAATCGGGAATAAAATATTAGGAGTGTCTACGCATAACCTAGATGAAGTAAAACAAGCCATGAAGGACGGCGCAGATTATGTCGGCATGGGCCCAGTTTATCCAACAGAAACGAAAAAGGATACACGCAGTGTCCAAGGGGTATCATTGATCACTGAAGTGCGTCATCATGGTCTTCATATTCCGATTGTTGGCATCGGGGGTATCACATATGGCAATGCAGCACCAGTCATACAAGCAGGGGCAGATGGTATTAGCATCATCAGCGCCATTAGCCAGAGCGCTGATCCTAAAAAAGCAGCAGAAGAATTGAAAGCACTTGTTGCATCAGAAAAAGTATCTCTTTAA